The Aspergillus luchuensis IFO 4308 DNA, chromosome 7, nearly complete sequence genome has a segment encoding these proteins:
- a CDS encoding uncharacterized protein (COG:S;~EggNog:ENOG410PSA1;~InterPro:IPR027973;~PFAM:PF15375), with amino-acid sequence MVGKRKREAAVVSRTTKVDEEEEKTTPQTETTDASATDVFRKFFEAQFQPLEVPGGQVTRGDESDEEDSEDEDFEEGSESGSDWDGLSGEEDEAPVEVVEHRDIKSQDLLDKKARKAFMTSKPPSYSEEPKPAKKKAKKEKSDDDEDAMDADNLKNDLALQRLLKESHLLESANELAPTGKNRIKALDLRMQELGAKASLYKQKMPTAHRRGIKEKAEMKEDRRRREAKENGIILEKPAPKSNPASTKRRERGVGGASIGKFAGGALNLSKRDVAAIQGPRRTTKGKGRGRGRR; translated from the exons ATGGTCGGAAAGCGGAAGAGAGAGGCTGCTGTTGTCTCTAGGACTACgaaggtggatgaggaggaggagaagacgaCGCCACAGACGGAGACGACTGATGCGTCTGCTACGGATGTTTTTCGCAAATTCTTTGAGGCGCAGTTTCAGCCGTTGGAGGTGCCTGGGGGCCAGGTGACCCGTGGTGATGagtcggatgaagaagacagcgaggatgaggacttTGAGGAGGGATCTGAATCGGGCTCTGATTGGGATGGTCTTTccggagaggaagacgaggctCCGGTTGAGGTGGTTGAGCATCGCGATATCAAGAGTCAGGATTTGTTGGATAAGAAGGCACGCAAGGCGTTTATG ACCTCGAAACCACCCTCGTATTCCGAAGAACCGAAGCCGGCGaaaaagaaggccaagaaggaaaagagcgatgatgacgaggacgcCATGGATGCGGATAATCTGAAGAATGATCTCGCCTTGCAACGGCTCCTCAAGGAATCCCATCTGCTCGAGTCGGCGAATGAGCTTGCGCCAACCGGTAAAAACCGAATCAAGGCTCTCGACCTGAGAATGCAGGAACTGGGGGCAAAGGCATCTCTGTATAAGCAGAAAATGCCCACAGCGCACAGAAGAggcatcaaggagaaggcggaAATGAAGGAAGATAGGCGCCGACGCGAAGCCAAGGAGAACGGTATCATCCTCGAGAAGCCCGCACCGAAATCAAATCCAGCCAGCACCAAGCGTCGGGAGCGCGGTGTCGGAGGTGCTTCTATCGGAAAATTTGCGGGTGGTGCTTTGAACCTGAGCAAGCGTGACGTGGCCGCCATTCAAGGCCCGCGCCGCACGACAAAGGGCAAGGGCAGGGGCAGAGGACGTCGCTAG
- a CDS encoding putative sucrose transporter (COG:G;~EggNog:ENOG410PHUS;~InterPro:IPR036259;~TransMembrane:10 (i52-68o88-111i123-142o162-181i207-227o239-261i305-327o352-376i447-468o474-495i)) has translation MPETHERFADETSPLVGASDNNQVHSMSRNGDNNGTSGAGDAHHLSETKSSWYLFLLTLSIGGLQVVWSTELSNGSPYLLSLGMSKALLAFVWIAGPITGTLVQPYIGICSDNCRISWGKRKPFMVVGGIATVISLLALAWVKEMTGGFLGLFGVDPASSATRTVVIVLATILMYCLDFSVNTVQAGIRCFIVDNAPSHQQEAANAWASRLTGVGNILGYIFGYMDLPKWFPFLGNTQFKVLCALASIALGITLLVSCLYIKERDPRLDGTPSSGNPGLVTFFKHVFKSIKHLPPEIAKVCEVQLAAWVGWFPFLFYSTTYIGQLFVNPIFDGHPGLSDDDINKAWEEATRIGTFALLVYAIISFVTNLTLPVLVVPTYKSAVPSEPTPTEGESEDEPFLGNRRLSTSSISTAMEAPAPILGIDKGDSGENKWLAKLQIPGFTLRRAWLMSHILFAVCMFSTFFIYSYQAATVVIGIVGISWALTLWAPFALISAEVSRIDTERRIRRHQNGGAVSEQPRDDTRLPARANTDEQDLENGSPNPTTKAGEVEEEENLAQAGIILGLHNVAISAPQIISSLISSAIFKAFQKPRGEPWDDSVGWVMRFGGCAAVLAAVLTSRLTEGARGVSVSS, from the exons ATGCCAGAGACGCATGAGCGGTTCGCTGACGAAACTTCCCCTTTGGTGGGAGCATCTGACAATAATCAAGTGCATTCGATGTCAAGAAATGGAGATAACAACGGGACCAGCGGGGCTGGAGATGCTCACCATCTGTCTGAGACGAAGAGCAGCTGGTACCTGTTTTTGTTGACTTTGAGCATTGGCGG TCTTCAGGTTGTGTGGTCCACTGAGCTATCAAATGGATCG CCCTACCTCCTGTCCCTCGGAATGAGCAAGGCTTTACTTGCATTCGTTTGGATTGCTGGTCCTATCACAGGTACCCTTGTGCAGCCATATATCGGCATCTGCAGCGACAATTGCCGCATATCATGGGGCAAGAGGAAGCCGTTCATGGTAGTGGGCGGCATTGCGACGGTTATCTCTCTCCTTGCTCTCGCCTGGGTCAAGGAGATGACCGGAggcttccttggcctttTCGGTGTTGATCCGGCCTCCAGTGCAACGCGGACAGTGGTCATTGTACTGGCCACCATCCTGATGTACTGCCTTGACTTTTCTGTAAATACTG TGCAGGCAGGCATCCGGTGTTTCATTGTGGATAATGCCCCTTCGCACCAGCAGGAGGCGGCGAATGCATGGGCTAGTCGGCTCACTGGCGTTGGTAACATTCTTGGGTACATTTTTGGATACATGGACCTGCCCAAATGGTTCCCATTTTTGGGAAACACACAGTTCAAAGTCCTCTGTGCATTGGCGTCCATCGCACTTGGGATAACGTTGCTGGTCAGCTGTTTATACATTAAAGAACGCGATCCCCGTCTAGATGGCACGCCCTCGTCGGGGAACCCTGGGCTTGTGACATTCTTCAAGCACGTTTTCAAGTCGATCAAACACCTGCCGCCGGAGATTGCCAAGGTGTGCGAAGTTCAACTTGCCGcgtgggtgggttggttccctttccttttctattCCACGACATATATCGGGCAGCTCTTTGTGAATCCGATTTTCGATGGACACCCGGGTCTCTCGGATGATGATATAAACAAAGCTTGGGAAGAAGCTACGAGAATTGGGACATTTGCGCTGCTGGTCTACGCAATCATCTCATTTGTGACAAACTTAACGCTGCCTGTCCTTGTTGTTCCTACCTACAAGTCAGCTGTTCCTTCTGAGCCCACTCCTACGGAAGGTGAGTCGGAGGACGAGCCCTTCCTAGGCAACAGAAGGCTGTCTACATCCTCAATTAGCACTGCCATGGAAGCACCCGCGCCCATCTTGGGAATCGATAAGGGCGATTCGGGAGAGAATAAGTGGCTAGCGAAGTTGCAGATCCCCGGATTTACCCTTCGGCGTGCGTGGCTCATGTCGCACATCCTGTTCGCTGTCTGCATGTTTAGCACATTCTTCATCTATTCTTACCAGGCGGCAACGGTGGTTATCGGGATCGTTGGTATCTCGTGGGCATTGACGCTTTGGGCACCCTTTGCCCTAATCTCTGCGGAGGTCTCCCGCATTGACACGGAGCGTCGCATCCGGCGACATCAGAATGGGGGTGCAGTCTCTGAGCAGCCTCGCGATGATACGAGATTACCAGCCCGAGCCAATACCGACGAGCAAGACCTGGAGAATGGATCACCCAATCCAACTACAAAGGCAggggaggtggaagaggaggaaaatcTGGCACAGGCAGGGATCATCCTCGGACTGCACAATGTGGCCATCTCGGCGCCACAAATCATCTCGAGTCTGATTTCTAGTGCGATTTTCAAGGCGTTCCAGAAGCCTCGGGGTGAGCCGTGGGATGACAGTGTCGGGTGGGTGATGAGGTTCGGGGGTTGCGCGGCAGTACTGGCGGCAGTGCTGACCAGCAGGCTTACCGAGGGAGCAAGGGGAGTGAGTGTTTCATCGTAG
- a CDS encoding uncharacterized protein (COG:S;~EggNog:ENOG410PSDZ;~InterPro:IPR026770;~TransMembrane:2 (i7-31o51-71i);~go_function: GO:0004521 - endoribonuclease activity [Evidence IEA];~go_process: GO:0090305 - nucleic acid phosphodiester bond hydrolysis [Evidence IEA]): protein MKPVVSALNAWSCVVISVFAIVILSVLGSLYKSEHPGFTGSEGEPEDGAAVAASIFTAVLVYIAFFVFCAFQAYLHMRARRGGAISLS, encoded by the exons ATGAAGCCCGTCGTCTCCGCCCTCAACGCATGGTCCTG CGTGGTCATCTCCGTCTTCGCCATCGTTATCCTCTCCGTCCTAGGTTCGCTATACAAG AGCGAACACCCCGGTTTCACTGGCTCCGAAGGCGAACCTGAAGATGGCGCCGCGGTCGCAGCTTCGATTTTCACCGCCGTGTTGGTTTATATT GCTTTCTTCGTGTTCTGCGCTTTCCAGGCTTACTTGCACATGAGGGCCCGGAGGGGCGGGGCTATATCGTTGAGTTAA
- the steA gene encoding sexual development transcription factor SteA (COG:K;~EggNog:ENOG410PFQA;~InterPro:IPR036236,IPR003120,IPR013087;~PFAM:PF13894,PF02200,PF00096;~go_component: GO:0005634 - nucleus [Evidence IEA];~go_function: GO:0003700 - DNA-binding transcription factor activity [Evidence IEA];~go_process: GO:0006355 - regulation of transcription, DNA-templated [Evidence IEA]): MYSQHGAPMAPPQKPETFMLSTEAQQSLPHDAQVALQQVDNLKYFLLSAPVDWHADQLIRRFLLPTGDYISCVLWSNLFHISGTDIVRCLAFRFQAFGRPVKNSKKFEEGIFSDLRNLKAGTDATLEEPKSPFLDFLYKNNCIRTQKKQKVFYWYSVPHDRLFLDALERDLKREKMGQEATTVAVSEPALSFEFDSSQSLYEQLTKAQQANSSSFAAHASTTYGQPASPVVRTVDAMPPPQMAPQMAPPALPLLPDESGNPAMYNPVPMPTTLAQSVIKREAEYGHIQYDRNGMPIARLHQRHASMPTFVEYSPAPSFVSSQYEDYSNRGLSFEPVTPPQHSSHLGAEPAYIANEDTGLYTAIPDISSATHFNPMMQLPPSNLAHAHYPAPARTFPSNVYSVIEGSPTYKQRRRRSSIPPSITSVGAGPHPQVTSAPNQAVAYAAHKPSDLRRSVSSSVAPVAEVDESHHDQSFRAANGYRAAVLPQKNLLHEMSRNSTPLPSLEENPEQGTLALANQPDDLAPLPSGEALDASVQNSATNKNDRYGPIRRARSATMMELGPYPQKSHSCPIPSCGRLFKRLEHLKRHVRTHTQERPYPCPYCNKAFSRSDNLAQHRRIHEAQQDGQQPLSGHEEDLENEENGFGSAEEGSSPSESVSGAMVNVPGMTTMPSAMTLPSAMPTMVAPHMIAPQLLQQQL, encoded by the exons ATGTATTCCCAACATGGTGCCCCTATGGCGCCTCCCCAAAAGCCGGAGACGTTTATGCTTTCCACTGAGGCCCAGCAAAGCCTTCCACATGACGCGCAAGTCGCGCTGCAGCAGGTTGACAATC TCAAATACTTTCTCCTCTCGGCGCCAGTGGACTGGCATGCAGATCAACTCATCCGGCGCTTCTTGCTTCCCACTGGCGACTACATCTCTTGCGTCTTATG GAGTAATCTCTTTCACATCTCCGGAACCGACATCGTCAGATGCCTCGCATTCAGATTCCAGGCCTTCGGGCGTCCCGTGAAGAATTCGAAGAAGTTCGAGGAGGGTATCTTCTCGGACTTGCGAAACCTCAAGGCCGGAACTGATGCTACTCTAGAAGAACCCAAGAGCCCGTTCCTCGACTTCCTCTACAAGAACAATTGCATTCGAACCCAGAAAAAGCAGAAAGTCTTCTACTGGTACAGTGTGCCACACGATCGGCTGTTTCTCGATGCGTTGGAACGTGATCTGAAGCGGGAGAAAATGGGGCAGGAGGCGACCACGGTTGCGGTCAGCGAGCCTGCTCTGTCTTTCGAGTTCGATTCATCCCAGTCGCTGTATGAACAACTCACAAAGGCACAACAAGCAAATTCCTCATCGTTTGCTGCACACGCAAGTACGACATATGGCCAACCCGCATCCCCAGTGGTTCGGACCGTTGACGCTATGCCTCCTCCCCAGATGGCTCCCCAGATGGCTCCCCCGGCGCTACCCCTTCTCCCGGACGAGTCGGGCAATCCGGCGATGTACAACCCAGTTCCTATGCCCACCACCCTGGCCCAGAGCGTTATTAAGCGCGAAGCCGAATACGGGCACATTCAATACGACCGCAATGGCATGCCCATTGCTCGTCTACACCAGCGCCATGCCTCCATGCCCACCTTCGTCGAATACTCGCCGGCGCCATCGTTCGTTTCGTCTCAATACGAGGACTACAGCAACCGGGGTCTATCGTTCGAGCCTGTTACACCTCCTCAGCACAGCTCCCACCTTGGAGCTGAACCGGCATACATCGCTAACGAAGACACCGGTCTCTACACCGCCATCCCCGATATCTCTTCCGCAACCCACTTCAATCCAATGATGCAGCTACCCCCGTCGAACCTTGCCCATGCGCACTACCCGGCGCCTGCAAGAACTTTCCCTTCAAATGTCTACTCGGTCATCGAAGGCTCTCCTACATACAAGCAACGTAGGCGGCGGTCTTCGATACCCCCGAGTATCACCAGCGTTGGCGCTGGGCCGCACCCCCAGGTGACTAGTGCACCGAACCAAGCTGTTGCGTACGCTGCCCATAAACCCAGCGACCTTCGTCGCTCAGTCTCTAGCTCGGTGGCTCCGGTagcggaggtggatgagtCTCATCATGATCAGTCTTTCAGGGCTGCCAATGGCTATCGTGCCGCAGTCCTTCCCCAGAAGAACCTGCTGCATGAGATGTCCCGCAACAGCACCCCGCTGCCGAGTCTCGAGGAAAACCCCGAGCAGGGTACCTTGGCTCTTGCAAATCAACCAGATGACTTAGCGCCTCTCCCTAGCGGTGAGGCGCTAGATGCATCTGTCCAGAACAGTGCGACGAATAAGAATGACCGATACGGTCCCATCCGTCGTGCTCGGAGCGCTACCATGATGGAGCTCGGCCCCTACCCGCAGAAGTCACACTCCTGCCCCATTCCATCATGTGGACGCCTCTTCAAGAGATTAGAACATTTGAAACG CCACGTGAGAACACACACCCAGGAGAGGCCCTACCCTTGTCCTTACTGCAACAAAGCATTCTCCCGATCGGATAATCTGGCACA ACACCGTCGAATCCACGAGGCTCAACAGGATGGGCAGCAGCCCCTTTCTGGCCACGAGGAAGACCTGGAAAATGAAGAGAACGGATTTGGTTCAGCCGAGGAGGGATCTTCCCCGTCTGAATCTGTCTCAGGTGCCATGGTGAATGTTCCTGGCATGACCACGATGCCCTCCGCTATGACCCTGCCATCGGCTATGCCCACAATGGTCGCTCCTCACATGATTGCGCCTCAActcttgcagcagcagctatgA
- the HIS6 gene encoding 1-(5-phosphoribosyl)-5- ((5-phosphoribosylamino)methylideneamino)imidazole-4-carboxamide isomerase HIS6 (BUSCO:EOG092640IZ;~COG:E;~EggNog:ENOG410PGN7;~InterPro:IPR011060,IPR006062,IPR011858,IPR013785;~PFAM:PF00977;~go_function: GO:0003824 - catalytic activity [Evidence IEA];~go_function: GO:0003949 - 1-(5-phosphoribosyl)-5-[(5-phosphoribosylamino) methylideneamino]imidazole-4-carboxamide isomerase activity [Evidence IEA];~go_process: GO:0000105 - histidine biosynthetic process [Evidence IEA]) translates to MTKFRPCIDLHSGQVKQIVGGTLSSVAADLKTNYVSKLPASHYAELYRKNDLRGGHVVMLGPGNDEAAKEALRTWPAGLQVAGGITDQNAKYWIEMGAEKVIITSFLFPEGKFSLERLQSVLAALDGDRSKLVLDLSCRKKGNTWFVAMNRWQTITEMEITQESIALLEPYCSEFLIHAADVEGLQQGVDEELVSKLSQWCTIPVTYAGGARNLQDLEKVHVSSQGKVDLTIGSALDIFGGSGVTFDECIEWNKTH, encoded by the exons ATGACCAAATTCCGTCCCTGCATTGATTTACACTCCGGCCAGGTGAAGCAGATAGTGGGCGGAACGTTGAGCAGTGTTGCGGCGGATTTGAAGACGAATTATGTGTCGAAGTTGCCGGCGAGTCACTATGCGGAACTGTATAGGAAGAATGATTTGAGAGGTGGACACGTTGTTATGCTCGGTCCGGGCAATGATGAGGCTGCTAAGGAGGCGTTGAGGACTTGGCCTGCTGGGTTGCAGGTTGCGGGGGGCATTACGGATCAGAATGCGAAGTATTGGATTGAGATGGGGGCTGAGAAG GTTATCATCACATCGTTCCTCTTCCCGGAGGGCAAATTCTCTCTTGAACGGCTGCAGTCTGTTCTTGCTGCGCTGGATGGTGATAGGTCTAAGCTGGTCTTGGACCtgagctgcaggaagaagggcaacACGTGGTTTGTGGCTATGAATCGCTGGCAGACGATTACTGAAATGGAGATTACGCAAG AATCAATTGCGCTCTTGGAGCCCTACTGTTCCGAGTTCCTCATTCACGCTGCAGATGTTGAGGGTCTGCAACAgggcgttgatgaggagctcGTGTCTAAGCTGTCCCAGTGGTGTACTATCCCTGTCACCTATGCCGGAGGTGCTCGGAATCTTCAGGATCTGGAGAAGGTTCACGTTAGCAGTCAAGGGAAGGTGGATTTGACGATTGGAAGTGCGTTGGATATCTTTGGTGGATCTGGGGTAACGTTTGATGAGTGTATAGAATGGAACAAAACGCATTAG